ATCGGTTCCATGGTTCTTGCAGGCTACTTATACCCTGATTATACAATTATACGAAGTCGTTTGGTTCATCCAGTAGCTAAGAATGTTCTTAATTTATATAAAAATCAACTTAATTTTCAGTATGGAAAAATATTGAAGGGTGAGCATATTGAGAAAGTTGTCGTTGTGGATACAAGAACCTCAAATAGGATTAAAGAGTATTTTGAATTTGCTGATTATAATATTGGGGATGTAGAAGAAGTTATTATATATGATCACCATGAGGCTGATTGTTGTGATATAGAAAAAGCAATACTTAAAACCGAAGCAATAGGAGCAAATGTTTCTATTATGGTTAAGGAGTTAATTAAAGAGGATATTACTATTACCCCGGAGGATGCCACCATTGCCCTTGCTGGGGTATATGCTGATACAGGTTCCTTTACCTTTGATAGCACTACCTCTGACGATCTAAATGCAGCTAGTTGGCTAATTTCCCAGGGGGCAAAACTTGGTATTGTAAGAAAACTTCTAAAACCTATGAAGGAGGAGTCTCAAATAGACCTCTTTCATAATGTTATGAATAAATTAGAGGTTAAAAAAATTTTAGGCCACTATATACTGCTCTCTTATATTGAGATACCAAAACATGAGCCTGGTATTGGTGCTGTGGTAGAGAAG
Above is a genomic segment from Thiospirochaeta perfilievii containing:
- a CDS encoding CBS domain-containing protein, with translation MNIIVGHSNMDLDCIGSMVLAGYLYPDYTIIRSRLVHPVAKNVLNLYKNQLNFQYGKILKGEHIEKVVVVDTRTSNRIKEYFEFADYNIGDVEEVIIYDHHEADCCDIEKAILKTEAIGANVSIMVKELIKEDITITPEDATIALAGVYADTGSFTFDSTTSDDLNAASWLISQGAKLGIVRKLLKPMKEESQIDLFHNVMNKLEVKKILGHYILLSYIEIPKHEPGIGAVVEKIMDVENPDAFFLIVGIVKGNQTLIIGRSQKQSINISKLLKTYGGGGHTMAGSAKVKELYSLSFLDEFVWYLRCSLIPSISAGSLMTDNVFTINENATLMDASIYLEQIEHTGCPVVNRNSELVGVITLRDISKGRMSDLMMSPVKSYMARKVETFTIDSSVRDIEKTFFSKNIGHIPVVKNKKVVGIVTRQDFLDHINEARK